A genomic segment from Gemmatimonas sp. UBA7669 encodes:
- a CDS encoding DUF6265 family protein has translation MDIHRLQWLAGCWEQRSAARVTQEQWMAPAGGSMHGMSRTVAGASTRAWEWLRIALHDGRLSYIALPSGQKETAFAATTITDTLAVFENPAHDFPQTISYRRVSADSVVARIAAVTNGRTRGMDIPMARCR, from the coding sequence ATGGATATCCATCGTCTGCAGTGGTTGGCCGGGTGCTGGGAGCAGCGCAGCGCGGCGCGTGTCACCCAGGAGCAGTGGATGGCTCCGGCCGGTGGCAGCATGCATGGCATGAGCCGCACCGTGGCGGGCGCAAGCACCAGAGCCTGGGAGTGGCTACGCATTGCGCTGCACGACGGACGTCTGTCCTACATCGCGCTGCCCAGCGGACAGAAGGAAACAGCCTTTGCGGCCACCACCATTACCGACACGCTGGCCGTGTTCGAGAACCCGGCCCACGACTTTCCGCAGACCATCAGCTATCGGCGCGTGAGTGCCGACTCCGTCGTCGCGCGCATTGCCGCGGTGACCAACGGGCGCACGCGCGGCATGGACATCCCGATGGCGCGCTGTCGTTAG
- a CDS encoding DUF2306 domain-containing protein — MALLLAVAVAVLALSQYAFYDPVTDTRPTVNFARHPVAIVFHAVGASCAPLIGLLQLSTRLRRRWRGMHRWLGRFYLVVCVGLGGTAGLWLAFFAYGGTVARVGLGLIAVLWFGTSSMAYLAIRAGDVQGHREWMWRSVAVALGGITLRVYLPVLVASGVSFLVAYRIVTWASWVPNLLVAEWLVRRSRPKLVTS; from the coding sequence GTGGCACTGTTGCTTGCGGTGGCTGTGGCCGTGCTGGCCCTGTCGCAGTACGCCTTCTACGACCCGGTCACCGATACACGTCCCACGGTGAACTTTGCGCGCCACCCGGTTGCCATCGTGTTCCACGCGGTTGGCGCGTCCTGCGCACCGCTCATCGGGCTGCTGCAACTTTCAACACGACTGCGTCGACGTTGGCGCGGTATGCACCGATGGCTGGGCCGCTTCTATCTCGTCGTCTGCGTAGGCCTGGGCGGCACAGCCGGTCTGTGGCTCGCCTTCTTTGCCTATGGCGGCACCGTGGCGCGCGTCGGTCTCGGGTTGATTGCGGTGCTGTGGTTTGGCACCAGCAGCATGGCCTATCTGGCCATCCGTGCGGGTGACGTGCAGGGCCACCGCGAATGGATGTGGCGGAGCGTGGCCGTCGCCCTGGGCGGAATAACGCTCCGAGTCTACCTGCCGGTGCTCGTGGCCAGCGGCGTGTCCTTTCTGGTGGCCTACCGGATCGTGACCTGGGCCTCGTGGGTGCCCAATCTGCTGGTCGCCGAATGGTTGGTGAGACGGTCGCGGCCCAAGCTCGTCACTTCCTGA
- a CDS encoding helix-turn-helix domain-containing protein, translating to MRSALVLLSLLGGVQGVFLAAALSFRPTNRRANRLLAALLLAMATYLIVGAYHLGGYVSRWPWAFGWTHPLPLLFGPLVYLYARHAADGDRPLRAVDALHVVPAIFLIGWSLPVYLLPTSEKLALYAQIQARQLPEMLVQNLWASWWLKITSGAVYTVATIRVVRQHRRAMEQQYSSLRSVTLDWLLLLCVASAAAWGVVMAAGAAEPLRLVPPGTGDQLVTVVMTVAIFLLGYRGLQQPEIHIVEVPPLADLPPASGPLAQEPPVAALDPASPLPQSGDRNREGNNERTGERSSLTPGTARALMDRLRQTMEQQEAWRDADLTLGSLAQMVGTTPHKLSELLNVQIGQSFHDYVNAFRVAEVQRRLRDPDEAHRAVLTLALDAGFASKSTFNAVFRRQTGVTPSAWRAAHTPPGPTD from the coding sequence ATGCGCAGTGCCCTCGTCCTACTCTCCCTGCTCGGCGGTGTGCAGGGCGTGTTCCTCGCGGCTGCCCTGAGCTTTCGCCCAACCAATCGGCGCGCGAACCGGCTGCTGGCTGCCCTGCTGCTGGCCATGGCGACCTATCTGATCGTTGGGGCCTACCATCTCGGCGGCTATGTGTCCCGCTGGCCCTGGGCCTTTGGATGGACGCATCCGCTGCCGCTGCTCTTCGGGCCGCTCGTGTATCTCTATGCGCGCCATGCGGCCGACGGGGATCGCCCGTTGCGTGCCGTGGACGCGCTTCATGTCGTGCCGGCGATTTTTCTGATTGGCTGGAGCCTGCCCGTCTATCTGCTGCCGACGAGTGAGAAGCTTGCGCTGTACGCGCAGATTCAGGCGCGACAGCTCCCGGAGATGCTGGTCCAGAATCTCTGGGCGTCGTGGTGGCTCAAGATCACTTCGGGCGCCGTGTATACGGTGGCCACCATCCGTGTGGTGCGTCAGCATCGCCGCGCGATGGAGCAGCAATACTCCTCGCTGCGCAGTGTGACACTCGATTGGTTGTTGCTGCTCTGCGTGGCGAGTGCGGCGGCGTGGGGCGTGGTCATGGCGGCGGGAGCTGCTGAACCTCTTCGCCTCGTCCCGCCTGGAACGGGTGACCAGCTCGTCACGGTCGTGATGACGGTGGCCATCTTTCTGCTGGGATATCGCGGGCTGCAGCAACCGGAAATTCATATCGTGGAGGTGCCGCCATTGGCGGACCTACCACCGGCGAGTGGACCACTGGCGCAGGAGCCACCCGTCGCTGCGCTGGACCCGGCGTCGCCCTTGCCACAATCCGGTGACCGCAACCGTGAAGGCAACAATGAACGCACTGGTGAGCGCAGCAGTCTGACCCCGGGCACGGCGCGCGCGCTCATGGACCGACTGCGTCAAACCATGGAGCAGCAGGAAGCCTGGCGTGACGCGGATCTGACGCTGGGTTCACTGGCACAGATGGTGGGCACGACGCCGCACAAGCTGTCCGAGCTCCTCAATGTGCAGATCGGTCAATCCTTTCATGACTATGTGAACGCGTTCCGGGTGGCCGAGGTTCAGCGTCGTCTGCGTGATCCGGATGAGGCCCACCGGGCCGTGCTCACCCTGGCACTCGATGCGGGCTTTGCTTCCAAGTCCACGTTCAACGCCGTCTTTCGTCGGCAGACCGGTGTCACGCCGTCTGCCTGGCGCGCGGCCCACACGCCGCCGGGGCCGACGGACTGA
- a CDS encoding putative quinol monooxygenase, with protein MLVVTVHVHVKPEFVDAFREATLDNATHSVNEPGVARFDVIQQDDDPTRFVLIEAYRTADAPAAHKATAHYARWRDAVEPMMAEPRHAVRYRSVHLPD; from the coding sequence ATGCTCGTTGTCACCGTGCACGTGCACGTCAAACCGGAATTCGTGGACGCCTTTCGCGAGGCCACGCTCGACAACGCCACGCACAGCGTGAATGAACCCGGCGTCGCGCGCTTCGACGTCATTCAGCAGGACGACGACCCGACGCGCTTCGTGCTCATTGAGGCCTATCGCACGGCCGACGCGCCGGCGGCCCACAAGGCCACCGCACACTACGCTCGCTGGCGCGACGCGGTGGAGCCCATGATGGCCGAACCCCGTCATGCCGTGCGTTACCGGTCCGTGCACCTGCCCGACTGA